In Chryseobacterium lactis, a single genomic region encodes these proteins:
- a CDS encoding DmpA family aminopeptidase, producing MCLNTYAQKRVRDLGLKPGVLQPGKQNSITDVAGVLVGHKTLIKGDSVRTGVTAILPHNGNIFQQKVPAAVFVGNGFGKLAGSTQVRELGNIETPIILTNTLNVSTGVSAVINYTLQQKGNEKIQSVNAVVGDTNDGWLNNIRGRYVQEKDVLDAIKNAGNFVTEGNVGAGTGTVCFGFKGGIGTSSRKLPQSLGGYTVGVLVQTNYGGVLQIDGVPVGKELKKFSFSNQLLNNVDGSCMIVIATDAPLDHRNLERLAARAMLGLGRTGGIASHGSGEYAIAFSTDPGSRILHQPESPVTNVPVLHNDYTSQIFMAAIEATEEAVLNSLTMASSVKGYEGHQVEALPLDKLRELLKKYNRIP from the coding sequence ATGTGTTTAAATACGTATGCTCAAAAAAGAGTTCGTGACCTGGGATTAAAACCAGGAGTTTTACAGCCGGGAAAGCAGAATAGTATTACAGATGTAGCAGGAGTGCTGGTAGGTCATAAAACATTGATAAAAGGAGACAGTGTGAGAACAGGTGTTACAGCGATACTTCCTCACAATGGAAATATCTTTCAGCAAAAAGTACCTGCTGCTGTTTTTGTTGGTAACGGCTTTGGAAAATTAGCAGGCAGTACCCAGGTTCGGGAATTGGGCAATATTGAAACTCCTATTATATTAACGAATACTTTAAATGTAAGCACAGGAGTAAGTGCTGTCATTAATTATACACTTCAGCAGAAAGGAAATGAAAAAATACAGTCTGTAAATGCAGTAGTAGGAGATACCAATGATGGGTGGCTTAATAATATTCGGGGACGTTATGTTCAGGAAAAAGATGTTCTTGATGCAATAAAAAATGCCGGGAATTTTGTTACCGAGGGAAATGTTGGTGCAGGTACAGGAACTGTATGTTTTGGTTTTAAGGGAGGAATTGGAACTTCTTCCCGTAAGCTTCCACAAAGTCTTGGTGGATATACTGTTGGAGTGTTGGTACAGACTAATTACGGTGGCGTTTTACAGATTGATGGTGTTCCTGTAGGAAAAGAACTTAAAAAATTCTCTTTCAGCAATCAGTTATTAAATAATGTTGATGGCTCATGTATGATTGTTATTGCCACAGATGCGCCTTTAGATCACCGTAATCTGGAAAGATTAGCTGCACGTGCTATGTTAGGTTTGGGAAGAACAGGGGGAATAGCATCACATGGAAGTGGAGAATATGCAATTGCTTTTTCCACAGATCCTGGTTCGCGGATATTGCATCAGCCTGAGAGTCCTGTTACAAATGTGCCTGTTCTTCATAATGATTATACTTCACAGATATTTATGGCTGCTATAGAAGCAACAGAAGAAGCAGTCCTTAATTCTTTGACTATGGCTAGCTCTGTAAAAGGCTATGAAGGTCATCAGGTAGAAGCATTGCCTTTAGATAAACTGCGGGAATTATTAAAAAAATATAACCGTATCCCATAA
- the sucC gene encoding ADP-forming succinate--CoA ligase subunit beta, with protein MNLHEYQSKEILSKYGVAIQRGFVANNVDEAVAAAEKLTAETGAQAWVVKAQIHAGGRGKGGGVKFSPNMDKLKENAQNILGMQLVTPQTSAEGKKVHSVLVAEDVYYPGESETKEFYVSILLDRAEGKNTIVYSTEGGMDIEHVAEVTPHLIHNELIDPAIGLQGFQARKIAFNLGLEGNAFKEFVKFISSLYNAYTGIDASLFEINPVLKTSDNKIIAVDAKVTLDDNSLFRHKDLAELRDTREEDPMDVEAGEAGLNFVKLDGNVACMVNGAGLAMATMDIIKLSGGNPANFLDVGGTADAQRVQTAFGIILRDPNVKAILINIFGGIVRCDRVAQGVVDAYKAMGSLPVPLIVRLQGTNAVEAKKLIDESGLPVHSAITLEEAANKVKEVLA; from the coding sequence ATGAATCTTCACGAGTATCAATCAAAAGAGATTTTATCAAAGTACGGAGTAGCTATCCAACGTGGTTTCGTTGCAAACAACGTAGACGAAGCTGTAGCAGCTGCAGAAAAATTGACTGCTGAAACCGGAGCACAAGCTTGGGTTGTAAAAGCACAGATTCACGCAGGTGGTCGTGGTAAAGGTGGAGGTGTTAAGTTCTCTCCAAACATGGATAAGCTTAAAGAAAATGCTCAGAATATCCTTGGAATGCAGTTGGTAACTCCACAAACTTCTGCTGAAGGTAAAAAAGTACACTCTGTTTTGGTTGCAGAAGATGTTTATTATCCTGGAGAATCTGAAACTAAAGAATTTTATGTTTCTATTCTTTTAGACAGAGCTGAAGGAAAAAATACAATCGTATATTCTACAGAAGGAGGTATGGATATTGAGCACGTTGCAGAAGTAACTCCTCACTTAATCCACAACGAATTGATTGACCCGGCTATCGGTCTTCAAGGATTCCAGGCTAGAAAAATTGCTTTCAACCTAGGTCTTGAAGGAAATGCTTTCAAAGAATTTGTGAAATTTATTTCATCTCTATACAATGCTTACACAGGAATTGATGCTTCTCTTTTCGAAATCAACCCTGTATTAAAGACTTCTGATAACAAAATTATCGCTGTAGATGCTAAAGTAACTTTGGATGACAACTCATTGTTCCGTCACAAAGACTTAGCTGAACTTAGAGATACAAGAGAAGAAGATCCAATGGATGTTGAAGCTGGTGAAGCTGGTCTTAACTTCGTGAAATTGGATGGTAACGTTGCTTGTATGGTAAACGGTGCCGGTCTTGCAATGGCAACTATGGATATCATCAAATTATCAGGTGGTAACCCTGCTAACTTCCTTGACGTAGGAGGTACTGCTGATGCTCAGAGAGTACAGACTGCTTTCGGAATCATCTTAAGAGATCCAAACGTAAAAGCTATCCTGATCAACATCTTCGGAGGTATCGTAAGATGTGACAGAGTTGCTCAAGGTGTTGTGGATGCTTACAAAGCTATGGGTAGCCTTCCTGTTCCATTGATCGTAAGATTACAGGGAACTAACGCTGTAGAAGCTAAAAAATTAATTGATGAGTCTGGTCTTCCGGTTCACTCTGCAATTACTTTAGAAGAAGCTGCAAACAAAGTAAAAGAAGTTTTAGCTTAG
- a CDS encoding DNA alkylation repair protein: MTEKRKGARSIKDIPPTILEQLNRGEIETANLTEWLAVDQKSLLENLLQQNNRSEYLKPILKNVGQLKKQTVNTINEAIGVGLLSLAVKNQDENFLTQLLTHQADLVRCWAAYTIGRNNALSLKEKLNQIQHFASDSHFGVREICWMTVRPDISKNLSESLSLLSEWTIHEDENIRRFASESTRPRGVWCEHIAELKQNPGLGLEILEPLRSDPSRYVQDSVGNWLNDASKSQPEFVTEICDEWLRESATKETQYIVKKALRTISK; this comes from the coding sequence ATGACAGAAAAACGAAAAGGAGCCCGTTCCATTAAAGATATCCCACCAACTATTTTAGAACAACTCAACCGTGGAGAAATTGAAACAGCAAACCTTACCGAATGGCTGGCCGTAGATCAAAAATCTTTATTGGAAAACTTGCTTCAACAAAATAACCGTTCAGAATATCTGAAGCCGATTTTAAAAAATGTTGGTCAGCTAAAAAAGCAGACCGTTAATACCATCAATGAGGCCATCGGGGTTGGGTTACTCAGTCTGGCAGTTAAAAATCAGGATGAGAATTTTCTCACTCAGCTTTTAACACATCAGGCCGATCTGGTGCGCTGCTGGGCAGCTTATACAATTGGTAGAAATAATGCATTGAGCCTTAAAGAAAAATTGAATCAGATACAACACTTTGCCTCTGATTCCCATTTTGGCGTAAGGGAAATCTGCTGGATGACCGTACGGCCGGATATTTCAAAAAACCTTTCCGAAAGCTTATCTCTTTTATCGGAGTGGACAATTCATGAGGATGAAAATATCAGACGCTTTGCCAGCGAATCTACCAGACCACGAGGGGTTTGGTGTGAGCATATTGCAGAATTAAAACAAAATCCCGGATTAGGACTGGAGATTTTAGAACCCTTACGGTCAGATCCATCCAGATATGTACAAGATAGTGTGGGAAACTGGTTGAATGATGCCAGTAAGTCACAACCTGAGTTTGTTACAGAAATTTGTGACGAATGGCTTCGGGAAAGTGCAACGAAGGAAACTCAATATATCGTTAAAAAGGCGTTGCGAACCATCAGTAAATAA
- a CDS encoding winged helix-turn-helix transcriptional regulator translates to METKERAEENKICPLEVAVNTISGKWKIPIVWQINEGKKRPSEFLRGIAKVDRRVLNQQLSEMVEDGILEKQSFNELPPRVEYTLTELGEKLVEILWQLNDWGKLLIPAEENSEVLKNDSEYCRL, encoded by the coding sequence ATGGAAACAAAGGAAAGAGCTGAAGAAAATAAAATATGTCCGTTGGAGGTTGCAGTGAATACCATTAGTGGGAAATGGAAAATTCCAATCGTCTGGCAAATTAATGAAGGAAAAAAACGTCCCAGTGAATTCCTCCGTGGAATAGCAAAAGTTGATCGCAGAGTGCTCAATCAACAGCTTAGTGAAATGGTAGAGGATGGCATTTTGGAGAAACAATCGTTTAACGAATTACCTCCACGGGTTGAATACACATTGACGGAGCTTGGTGAAAAACTGGTTGAGATTCTCTGGCAATTGAATGATTGGGGAAAATTATTGATTCCGGCAGAAGAAAATTCGGAAGTTTTAAAAAATGATTCTGAATATTGCCGATTATAA
- a CDS encoding hydroxymethylglutaryl-CoA reductase, degradative, producing the protein MNHKPIEGFSKLPKQGKIDWLVNEYLEGNQEYQNILRQYWNNDADLQKLHDEFSENTISNFYMPYGIAPNFLIDGKLLALPMAVEESSVVAAASKAAKFWIDKGGFKTTIINTEKLGHTHFIFNVEPHKLLHFFNFSLKKKLFETTEDITSNMRKRGGGILNISLVDKTAEMPNYYQLKASFDTVDSMGANFINSCLEQFGKTLRQEVATSEDFTEEEKHSLQIVMNILSNFTPDCIVRAEVSCKMEDLKDDSGISPEEFAAKFKQAVTIAEIEPYRATTHNKGVMNGVDAVVIATGNDFRATEACAHAYAARNGQYRSLTHCTTDNGVFRFWIDLPISVGVVGGLTNLHPLVKFSLALLGKPSAQELMSILAVSGLAQNFGALRSLVTTGIQKGHMKMHLLNILNQLGATEEEKQHFVTYFKDKTVSHHEVIHEFNRMRGN; encoded by the coding sequence ATGAATCATAAACCAATCGAAGGTTTTTCCAAGCTTCCAAAGCAAGGAAAAATCGACTGGCTCGTAAACGAATATCTTGAAGGAAATCAGGAATACCAAAATATATTAAGACAATATTGGAACAATGATGCCGATCTTCAGAAACTTCACGATGAGTTTTCTGAAAATACCATCTCCAATTTTTATATGCCTTACGGAATTGCTCCCAACTTTTTGATCGACGGAAAACTGTTGGCACTTCCAATGGCTGTTGAGGAAAGTTCTGTAGTAGCAGCCGCTTCTAAAGCTGCGAAATTCTGGATTGATAAAGGAGGTTTTAAAACTACCATTATCAATACTGAAAAATTGGGCCACACCCACTTTATTTTTAATGTGGAACCTCACAAATTATTGCATTTCTTTAATTTCAGTTTAAAGAAAAAATTATTTGAAACAACAGAAGATATCACCTCCAATATGAGAAAACGTGGCGGTGGTATTCTTAATATCAGCCTGGTTGATAAAACAGCGGAAATGCCAAATTATTACCAGTTGAAAGCCAGCTTCGATACGGTAGATTCAATGGGAGCCAACTTTATTAATTCTTGCCTTGAGCAGTTTGGAAAAACTTTAAGACAGGAAGTGGCCACCAGTGAAGATTTTACAGAAGAGGAAAAACATTCATTGCAAATCGTGATGAACATCCTTTCCAATTTTACTCCTGATTGTATCGTAAGAGCTGAGGTTTCATGTAAAATGGAAGATTTAAAAGACGACAGCGGAATTTCTCCTGAAGAATTTGCTGCTAAATTCAAACAGGCAGTTACCATCGCAGAAATTGAGCCTTATCGTGCAACAACTCACAATAAAGGAGTAATGAATGGGGTAGATGCAGTAGTGATCGCCACCGGAAACGATTTCAGAGCAACGGAAGCTTGCGCCCATGCGTATGCCGCAAGAAATGGCCAATACAGATCTTTGACGCACTGTACAACGGATAACGGAGTTTTCAGATTCTGGATTGATCTTCCGATTTCTGTGGGAGTTGTAGGAGGCTTAACGAATCTTCATCCTCTGGTAAAATTCTCTCTGGCTCTTCTTGGAAAGCCTTCAGCACAGGAATTAATGAGTATTCTTGCTGTTTCAGGTTTGGCTCAGAACTTCGGAGCATTGCGTTCTCTGGTGACCACCGGTATTCAGAAAGGACACATGAAAATGCATTTATTGAATATTTTAAATCAATTAGGAGCGACTGAAGAAGAAAAGCAGCATTTTGTGACATATTTTAAAGATAAGACAGTAAGCCATCATGAGGTGATTCATGAGTTTAACAGAATGAGAGGAAACTAA
- a CDS encoding putative DNA modification/repair radical SAM protein: MNFERLKEKLEILADAAKYDVSCSSSGGTRKNKKGALGDSSVSGICHTYTEDGRCVSLLKILLTNHCIYDCAYCVSRSSNDIKRAAFTVEEVVDLTINFYRRNYIEGLFLSSGIFKNADTTMERLVRVAKKLRTEENFNGYIHLKSIPGASDELMQEAALYADRLSVNLEIPTESGLKLLAPEKNRQDMISPMRYIQKGITQYQDEKKILKKVPKFAPAGQSTQMIVGATNENDLQIIKVADHFYKNFNLKRVYYSGYVPVLEDKRLPSLTTEVPMLRENRLYQSDWLMRFYGFKAEEILDPHIPFLDLEIDPKLSWALRHLDQFPVNLQTSDYQMILRIPGIGVKTAQKIVSARRFQTLTMDHLKQLGAAVNRAKYFIDFNAGNAYLRYLTDKNLRKLLVAGSSSKFHNQFSQQLTLF, translated from the coding sequence ATGAATTTTGAACGCCTTAAAGAAAAACTCGAAATCCTTGCAGATGCAGCAAAGTATGATGTTTCCTGCTCTTCAAGCGGAGGCACCAGGAAGAATAAAAAAGGTGCTTTGGGCGATAGCTCTGTAAGTGGAATCTGTCATACCTATACGGAAGACGGGCGTTGTGTTTCTTTGCTTAAAATTCTACTGACGAATCACTGTATTTATGATTGTGCTTATTGTGTATCCAGAAGTTCAAATGATATTAAAAGAGCCGCTTTTACGGTTGAAGAAGTTGTTGATCTGACGATTAATTTTTATCGCCGAAACTATATTGAAGGATTATTTCTAAGCTCGGGAATTTTCAAAAATGCAGATACAACGATGGAGCGATTGGTACGTGTTGCCAAAAAGTTGCGGACGGAAGAAAATTTCAATGGCTATATTCATTTGAAGTCTATTCCGGGAGCGAGTGATGAGCTGATGCAGGAGGCTGCTTTATATGCAGACAGGTTATCCGTGAATCTTGAAATTCCTACAGAAAGTGGTTTAAAACTACTGGCGCCTGAGAAAAACAGGCAAGATATGATTAGTCCGATGCGTTATATTCAAAAAGGAATCACACAGTATCAGGATGAAAAGAAAATTTTAAAGAAGGTGCCTAAGTTTGCTCCGGCAGGGCAATCTACCCAAATGATTGTAGGAGCTACGAATGAAAATGATCTCCAGATTATTAAAGTGGCTGATCATTTCTATAAGAATTTTAACCTTAAAAGAGTCTATTATTCAGGATACGTGCCGGTTTTAGAGGATAAAAGACTACCCTCTTTAACGACGGAAGTCCCTATGCTCCGCGAAAACAGGCTATACCAGTCTGATTGGCTGATGAGATTTTATGGTTTTAAAGCAGAAGAAATTTTAGATCCTCACATTCCTTTTCTCGATCTGGAAATAGATCCGAAATTAAGCTGGGCATTGCGCCACCTGGACCAGTTTCCGGTTAATCTTCAGACTAGTGATTATCAGATGATTTTAAGAATTCCTGGAATTGGAGTAAAAACAGCTCAAAAAATTGTGAGTGCAAGACGTTTCCAGACTTTAACGATGGATCATTTGAAGCAATTGGGCGCGGCGGTAAACCGGGCTAAATATTTTATTGATTTTAATGCCGGAAATGCCTATCTCCGGTATCTGACAGATAAAAATTTAAGAAAATTGCTGGTGGCCGGAAGTTCTTCCAAGTTTCACAATCAGTTTTCACAGCAGCTGACTTTGTTTTAA
- a CDS encoding DUF423 domain-containing protein has translation MKTITLIFGAVYGMVSVILGAFGAHALKKILAVERLESFETGVRYQMYAAFFLLIIGYILKFETSAEKWTSILMIAGTLLFSVSIYFLSMQDYLGMNLKFLGPITPLGGLMMILSWGMLILYFAKNKI, from the coding sequence ATGAAAACGATTACTTTAATTTTTGGAGCGGTCTACGGAATGGTGTCTGTGATCCTTGGTGCTTTTGGTGCACATGCTTTAAAGAAAATATTAGCTGTGGAAAGACTGGAAAGTTTTGAAACAGGAGTACGATATCAGATGTATGCAGCATTTTTCCTGCTAATCATCGGCTATATCTTAAAATTTGAAACTTCGGCTGAAAAATGGACTTCCATTTTAATGATTGCGGGAACACTTTTATTCTCAGTAAGCATTTACTTTTTAAGTATGCAGGATTACTTAGGAATGAATCTTAAATTCCTGGGGCCTATCACTCCGCTTGGTGGTTTGATGATGATCTTGAGCTGGGGAATGCTGATCCTTTATTTTGCTAAAAATAAAATCTAA
- a CDS encoding chloride channel protein: MKIDRRRRLIRTFNLLDQPIRFNPFVFSRTFFMWAITGLVGGIIAGGYWIVLEHFTEFLAHFQGWQVIPTMAICGLLAGLVIHFIGDPGEIHLIVNNIRFNKGKLDPKNNPSMILSSLFCVASGGSLGPEAPLVQVTGSTGTWLGKVFRLKGEELRSLSIAGMASGFTALFGAPLGGSLFSLEILHHKHAVEYYKAIIPALVASCFSYLMFALIIHLGIGATWDLKAYHYTGVYDFAYATAFGIIGTLFGWIFIFVVKFFKKVFEYKKFPIYIKTFVGGVILGVIAYNFPITRYFGHNEINQLIGGNFGLNFLILILVFKILAIAITVTSGWRGGFIIPLFFVGTTLGLIIHNLFPSVDTTLAIVSCMAAINACVTRTPMSTTIILGTLTGFTYFVPILFASLTGYFLAPRIPFIGSQSEKLAEE; the protein is encoded by the coding sequence ATGAAAATTGACAGAAGAAGGAGGTTAATACGAACTTTTAATCTTTTAGATCAACCTATAAGATTTAATCCCTTTGTGTTCAGCCGAACTTTTTTCATGTGGGCGATAACAGGTCTTGTAGGCGGTATTATTGCCGGCGGTTATTGGATCGTACTGGAACACTTTACAGAATTTCTGGCTCATTTTCAAGGTTGGCAGGTAATTCCGACGATGGCAATTTGTGGATTGTTGGCGGGTCTGGTAATTCACTTTATCGGTGATCCGGGAGAAATTCACCTGATTGTTAATAACATCAGATTCAATAAAGGAAAACTGGATCCAAAGAATAACCCTTCGATGATCCTTTCATCACTTTTTTGTGTGGCTTCAGGAGGAAGTCTGGGTCCGGAAGCGCCTTTGGTACAGGTTACCGGATCTACCGGAACCTGGTTGGGAAAGGTATTCCGATTAAAAGGAGAGGAATTACGTTCATTAAGTATTGCCGGAATGGCTTCCGGTTTTACTGCATTATTTGGAGCTCCACTGGGAGGAAGCCTTTTTTCTCTGGAAATCCTCCATCATAAACATGCGGTTGAATATTATAAAGCCATTATTCCGGCGCTGGTAGCAAGCTGTTTCAGTTATCTGATGTTTGCATTGATTATCCATCTTGGAATAGGAGCAACCTGGGATTTGAAAGCGTATCATTACACAGGAGTATACGATTTTGCCTATGCTACTGCTTTTGGAATCATTGGAACTTTATTTGGATGGATCTTCATTTTTGTAGTTAAATTTTTTAAAAAAGTTTTTGAATACAAAAAGTTTCCTATTTATATAAAAACATTTGTAGGTGGAGTTATTTTAGGGGTGATTGCTTACAATTTTCCTATTACAAGATACTTCGGGCATAATGAGATTAATCAGCTGATCGGTGGAAATTTTGGACTAAACTTCCTGATCCTGATTCTTGTTTTTAAAATACTGGCTATAGCTATCACAGTAACTTCCGGATGGAGGGGTGGTTTTATTATCCCTTTATTTTTTGTGGGAACAACCTTGGGATTAATTATTCATAATTTATTTCCATCTGTAGACACCACACTAGCTATTGTAAGCTGTATGGCCGCTATTAATGCCTGTGTCACAAGAACACCGATGAGTACAACAATAATCCTTGGAACATTGACTGGGTTTACCTACTTTGTCCCTATTTTATTTGCCAGCCTTACAGGGTATTTTCTGGCTCCGAGAATTCCTTTTATTGGTTCTCAGTCTGAAAAATTGGCGGAAGAATAA
- a CDS encoding TIGR03915 family putative DNA repair protein produces MMTTLLYDGSFDGLFTAIFEVFEYRFKEVEIISRERFYQENIFAEIHEVVTQTDKSDRVLKKLEHNMGKQGIHQLLKVFLSEDVELEKLILSAVQQSITHPSDNILGNFADADILKISKINKSVGRESHRMTAFVRFEKLQDGIFFAKIDPDFNVIPLIRKHFKDRYQDQKWMIYDLRRNYGILYDLEDCEFFYPDEKLSLNQYQEKFHDDEKNYQTLWQRYFTRTNIVERKNIKLHIQHVPKRYWKYLTEKW; encoded by the coding sequence ATGATGACTACCTTACTCTACGACGGAAGTTTTGACGGTCTTTTTACAGCGATATTTGAAGTCTTCGAATACCGCTTTAAAGAGGTTGAAATTATAAGCAGAGAAAGGTTTTACCAGGAAAATATTTTTGCAGAAATCCATGAGGTGGTTACCCAAACGGATAAATCTGACAGGGTTTTAAAGAAACTGGAACATAATATGGGTAAACAAGGAATCCATCAATTGTTGAAAGTTTTTTTATCTGAAGATGTGGAACTTGAAAAACTGATATTATCTGCAGTACAACAGAGTATTACGCATCCGTCAGACAATATCCTGGGAAATTTTGCAGATGCTGACATTTTAAAAATTTCAAAAATAAATAAATCTGTAGGCAGAGAAAGCCACAGAATGACTGCTTTCGTCAGGTTTGAGAAACTTCAGGATGGAATATTTTTCGCCAAAATAGATCCCGACTTCAACGTTATTCCATTGATTAGAAAACATTTTAAAGACAGATATCAGGATCAGAAATGGATGATCTACGATTTACGCAGAAATTATGGGATTCTGTATGATCTGGAAGATTGTGAGTTTTTTTATCCTGATGAAAAATTGAGTCTCAATCAATATCAGGAAAAATTCCATGATGATGAAAAGAATTATCAGACTCTCTGGCAAAGGTATTTTACCAGGACCAATATTGTGGAACGAAAAAATATAAAGCTGCATATTCAGCATGTTCCGAAAAGGTACTGGAAGTATCTGACTGAGAAATGGTAG